In one window of Pristiophorus japonicus isolate sPriJap1 chromosome 9, sPriJap1.hap1, whole genome shotgun sequence DNA:
- the LOC139273979 gene encoding histone H2A type 1-H-like, with the protein MSRRGKTSGKARAKSKFRSSWAGLQFPVRRVHRLLRKGNYTEHVGAGVPVHMAAVLEYLTAEILELAGNASRDNKTRIIPRHLQLAIRNDQELNKLLGKLTIAQGGVLSNIQAVLLPKKTTSVSKSKQSGQYII; encoded by the coding sequence ATGTCTAGAAGAGGAAAGaccagcggtaaagctcgggccaagtccAAGTTTCGATCCTcctgggccggactgcagttccctgtgcgccgtgttcacaggctcctgcggaaggggaactacacTGAGCATGTGGGTGCCGGAGTCCCGGtccacatggctgctgtgctcgagtatctgaccgctgaaatcctggagctggccggcaacgcgtccCGCGACaacaagacccgcatcatccccagacacctgcagctggccatccgcaatgaccaggagctcaacaagctgttgGGAAagctgaccatcgctcagggcggtgtgctgtctaatatccaggctgtgctgctgcccaagaaaaccaccagtgtgtccaagagcaagCAAAGCGGACAGTATATAATCTAA